From a region of the Candidatus Eremiobacterota bacterium genome:
- a CDS encoding DUF4349 domain-containing protein yields MKKVSLWIMLFFFCISACQVPAALEAEASKPRKRVVQTYINATVIASDLPTAAGRLTDMVKQHKGILSNLNIDDNSASGNASIQIPTAAVSSFLSDLKQVGRLQSQSMSTSDYSQSYDEYSRKLKAYELLAKASREGLFSRIEISDVERPILEAEFANLLKDQITSCRSSLRNYDNYGDNANVSIALKGTGQGHAVQQDRINVTEVKEIVREKAPSDMPASSAIVIALCVMLVAALLYLVVLYRKVQQMKDSRKTG; encoded by the coding sequence ATGAAAAAGGTATCATTGTGGATCATGCTCTTTTTCTTCTGCATCTCGGCATGCCAAGTGCCGGCCGCTCTTGAAGCAGAGGCTTCAAAGCCCAGGAAGCGGGTGGTCCAGACCTATATCAACGCCACTGTGATCGCCAGCGACCTCCCCACGGCAGCGGGGAGGCTCACCGATATGGTGAAGCAGCACAAGGGGATCCTCTCGAATCTCAACATCGATGACAATTCCGCAAGCGGCAACGCGTCGATCCAGATCCCCACGGCGGCCGTCTCTTCGTTCCTCTCCGACCTGAAACAGGTGGGAAGACTGCAGAGCCAGAGCATGTCCACGTCGGACTATTCGCAGTCCTACGATGAGTATTCCAGGAAGCTCAAGGCCTATGAGCTCCTCGCCAAGGCTTCGAGGGAGGGCCTTTTTTCCAGAATTGAAATCTCCGACGTGGAGCGCCCCATCCTTGAGGCTGAGTTCGCGAACCTGCTCAAAGACCAGATAACAAGCTGCAGGAGCAGCCTGAGAAACTACGACAACTACGGCGACAATGCCAATGTGAGCATAGCCCTCAAGGGGACCGGCCAGGGCCACGCGGTCCAGCAGGACCGGATCAATGTGACGGAAGTGAAGGAGATCGTGAGGGAAAAGGCCCCGAGCGATATGCCTGCAAGCTCTGCGATTGTCATCGCTCTCTGCGTCATGCTTGTGGCAGCCCTTCTCTATCTGGTCGTCCTTTACCGGAAGGTGCAGCAGATGAAAGACAGCCGAAAGACAGGGTAA
- the nuoE gene encoding NADH-quinone oxidoreductase subunit NuoE, producing MLTEEQRKEIREEMGRFPDAQSALLGALRIAQSEKGYVDNDSLVEIADLFSLSPAEVYGVASFYQMIRQEPVGTWHIQFCTNVSCSLAGAPRILEHLKSLLAISEGEVTPDGLFSLECVQCLGACGSAPVMMVNDELHERLDEEKISGIIGYLKKRGTPHE from the coding sequence ATGCTCACAGAAGAGCAGAGAAAAGAGATCCGCGAGGAGATGGGCCGCTTTCCTGATGCGCAGTCGGCCCTTCTCGGGGCCCTCCGCATTGCCCAGAGTGAAAAGGGATACGTCGATAATGATTCCCTTGTCGAGATCGCTGACCTCTTCTCCCTCTCTCCCGCTGAAGTCTATGGCGTGGCGAGCTTTTATCAGATGATCAGGCAGGAGCCCGTGGGCACCTGGCATATCCAGTTCTGCACCAATGTCTCCTGCTCTCTTGCCGGCGCTCCCCGCATCCTTGAGCATCTCAAGAGCCTCCTCGCCATCAGTGAAGGGGAGGTGACACCGGACGGCCTGTTTTCCCTTGAGTGCGTGCAGTGCCTTGGCGCATGCGGGAGCGCGCCGGTGATGATGGTGAATGATGAGCTTCACGAGCGCCTTGACGAGGAAAAAATCAGCGGGATCATCGGTTATTTGAAGAAGCGGGGCACCCCCCATGAGTGA
- the nuoF gene encoding NADH-quinone oxidoreductase subunit NuoF: MSEPILLRRPLPEKPVALEEYLDGGGYAAFRKALTMEPSLIIDEVKRSGLRGRGGAAFPTGDKWGYVPRGSGKPVYLVCNADEGEPGTFKDRVLMESDPHLVIEGMLCAARAIGAERGFIYLRGEFARAARAIGEALEEARHAGILGHDKELPFDISIFRGAGSYICGDETALIESLEGKRGQPRMKPPYPVQAGLYGCPTVVNNVETLACIPFIIREGAGMFAAIGSGRSRGTKLFSVSGDVKRPGCYEYPMGTPLHTLINEGAGGIGEGMILKGVIPGGISTPVLLAAECDVTMDYESLEARGSSLGSGGVIVLGSGASIPGIALTAALFFRDESCGQCGPCREGTAMLARLLEETEAPPLQSIERLCTYMRGACLCPLGDAAALAIGTMARKFRSEFARRGFFPRE; encoded by the coding sequence ATGAGTGAGCCCATACTGCTCCGCCGCCCCCTCCCTGAAAAGCCCGTCGCCCTTGAGGAATACCTGGACGGCGGGGGATATGCCGCCTTCAGGAAAGCCCTCACGATGGAGCCTTCCCTGATCATTGACGAGGTAAAGCGCTCGGGCCTGCGCGGCAGGGGAGGCGCCGCCTTCCCCACGGGCGACAAGTGGGGCTATGTGCCCCGCGGCTCAGGTAAGCCTGTCTACCTGGTATGCAACGCCGACGAGGGCGAGCCGGGAACCTTCAAGGACAGGGTCCTCATGGAGAGCGATCCCCACCTTGTCATAGAGGGGATGCTCTGCGCCGCCCGGGCCATCGGGGCGGAGCGGGGCTTCATCTACCTGAGGGGGGAGTTTGCCAGGGCAGCCCGGGCCATCGGGGAAGCCCTCGAGGAGGCACGGCACGCCGGTATCCTGGGACATGATAAAGAGCTTCCCTTTGATATAAGCATTTTCAGGGGCGCCGGGTCTTACATCTGCGGTGATGAGACAGCCCTCATAGAATCCCTCGAGGGAAAGCGCGGCCAGCCAAGGATGAAGCCTCCCTACCCGGTGCAGGCCGGCCTCTATGGCTGCCCCACCGTGGTGAACAACGTGGAGACCCTCGCCTGCATCCCCTTCATCATAAGGGAAGGCGCCGGCATGTTTGCGGCCATCGGCAGCGGCAGAAGCAGGGGCACGAAGCTCTTCTCGGTGAGCGGCGATGTGAAAAGACCAGGCTGCTACGAGTATCCCATGGGAACACCCCTCCACACTCTCATTAATGAAGGGGCAGGGGGCATCGGGGAGGGGATGATCCTCAAGGGCGTCATCCCCGGCGGTATCTCGACGCCGGTGCTCCTGGCAGCGGAGTGCGATGTGACAATGGACTATGAATCTCTCGAGGCCCGAGGCTCTTCACTTGGCTCGGGAGGAGTGATTGTCCTGGGCTCGGGGGCGTCAATCCCGGGCATTGCCCTCACGGCGGCCCTTTTCTTCAGGGATGAGTCATGCGGCCAGTGCGGGCCCTGCCGCGAAGGCACGGCGATGCTCGCCCGCCTCCTGGAGGAAACTGAGGCCCCGCCTCTTCAGAGCATTGAGCGCCTCTGCACTTATATGAGGGGAGCCTGTCTCTGCCCCCTTGGCGACGCCGCGGCCCTGGCCATCGGTACAATGGCAAGAAAATTCAGAAGCGAGTTCGCCCGAAGAGGATTTTTCCCGCGGGAATAA